A stretch of Comamonadaceae bacterium M7527 DNA encodes these proteins:
- a CDS encoding YihY family inner membrane protein gives MKQWQSATQVWQSFWQDVLSDLRRFPWRNTAITLRERFREDRLGQTASSLTFTTVMALVPLFTVGLAIFSAFPVFARFEGVVEKWLVQSLVPDQIARTVLQYLHQFSSKAGELGWVGAVVLLITALALILTIDRKLNDIWRVRTLRPISHRVLTYWAVLTLGPLTLAVSASLATYLFSASKGFIAGPAASWIWVLDVLEYFVMVAGVAALYHYVPNATVRWSHAFISGLLVAGAIEVVKKGLGWYLGEVPTYSAVYGAFATLPILLIWIYLAWAVVLLGAVVAAYLPSLLRGVARRSDQPGWDYQLALEILSALQRARIGLAQDPTTSINDLPRGMSADELATVLRIDALHLEAPMAALLELDWVGKLDEEQARYVLLAKLECMPLAPLVQALLLPASSESKAMWQASGWHHATVQQALPTGDVLHQA, from the coding sequence ATGAAGCAATGGCAGTCTGCAACTCAAGTTTGGCAATCCTTTTGGCAAGACGTGTTGAGCGACTTGCGCCGCTTCCCTTGGCGCAATACAGCCATCACCTTGCGCGAGCGTTTTCGCGAAGATCGCCTGGGCCAAACGGCCAGTAGCCTCACGTTTACGACGGTGATGGCCCTGGTGCCTTTGTTTACGGTGGGCTTGGCGATTTTCAGTGCGTTTCCCGTATTTGCACGCTTTGAGGGGGTGGTGGAAAAGTGGCTGGTACAAAGCCTGGTGCCTGACCAAATTGCGCGCACGGTATTGCAGTATTTGCACCAGTTTTCCAGCAAGGCAGGGGAGCTTGGTTGGGTAGGTGCTGTGGTGTTGCTCATTACTGCCTTAGCGCTGATTCTGACCATTGACCGCAAGCTCAATGACATTTGGCGCGTGCGCACCTTGCGCCCTATATCTCACCGCGTGCTGACCTATTGGGCGGTGTTAACGCTGGGGCCGCTCACCTTGGCGGTTAGCGCCAGCTTGGCCACCTATTTGTTCTCTGCCAGCAAAGGCTTTATTGCAGGGCCTGCCGCCAGTTGGATATGGGTTCTTGATGTGTTGGAGTACTTTGTGATGGTCGCTGGCGTTGCCGCGCTGTACCACTATGTGCCCAACGCGACAGTGCGCTGGAGCCACGCCTTCATCAGTGGCTTGTTGGTGGCTGGCGCCATTGAGGTGGTGAAAAAAGGCCTGGGGTGGTATTTGGGCGAAGTGCCCACCTACTCAGCGGTATACGGCGCGTTTGCCACCTTGCCTATTTTGCTCATCTGGATTTATTTGGCTTGGGCGGTGGTGCTGCTGGGGGCGGTAGTGGCTGCCTATTTGCCCAGTTTGTTGCGCGGCGTGGCCAGGCGCAGCGACCAACCCGGCTGGGACTACCAGCTGGCATTAGAAATACTCAGTGCGCTGCAACGCGCGAGAATTGGTCTGGCCCAGGACCCCACCACCAGCATCAACGACTTGCCTCGCGGCATGAGCGCTGACGAACTGGCCACCGTGTTGCGCATAGATGCGCTACACCTGGAAGCGCCCATGGCCGCACTGTTAGAGCTCGATTGGGTGGGTAAGCTGGACGAAGAGCAAGCCCGTTACGTGCTGCTGGCCAAGCTGGAGTGCATGCCGCTAGCGCCGTTGGTACAAGCCCTGTTGTTACCCGCATCCAGCGAGAGCAAAGCCATGTGGCAAGCCAGCGGCTGGCACCACGCTACCGTGCAACAAGCCCTGCCTACCGGTGATGTGCTGCACCAGGCCTAA
- a CDS encoding DUF2069 domain-containing protein has translation MSTNNAPTRTPSSRIALTRWVAVGSLLGLIVVGLAWELWLAPLRDGGSWWAIKVLPLCLPLAGLLKNRMYTYRWMSLLIWLYFTEGVVRAWSDQGLSAGLALVQTCLCVSLFAAAALHVRWRFAAVRAAQLSHDTAEQ, from the coding sequence TTGAGCACAAACAACGCGCCCACACGTACCCCCTCTTCACGCATTGCACTCACGCGCTGGGTGGCCGTGGGCAGCTTGCTAGGTCTTATCGTGGTGGGTTTGGCCTGGGAGTTGTGGCTGGCACCGCTGCGTGACGGTGGCTCTTGGTGGGCCATCAAAGTGTTGCCGCTTTGTCTGCCGCTAGCGGGCTTGCTCAAAAACCGCATGTACACCTACCGCTGGATGAGCTTGCTCATTTGGCTTTACTTCACCGAAGGCGTGGTGCGTGCCTGGTCTGACCAGGGCTTGTCGGCAGGCTTGGCACTGGTACAAACCTGCTTGTGTGTGAGCCTGTTTGCAGCCGCCGCCTTGCATGTGCGCTGGCGCTTTGCCGCCGTGCGCGCAGCGCAGCTCAGTCACGACACAGCAGAGCAGTAA
- a CDS encoding FAD-binding oxidoreductase: MSQTAVLDELRQAVGQAHVLTDGDLSGYVNDWRKRAKGKALAVVRPANTEQVAAVMRVCSAYRVAVVPQGGNTGLVVGSVPDDTGTQVLLSLGRINQVRAVDVANATLTVEAGCILQSVQQAAADAGMYFPLSLASQGSCTIGGNLATNAGGTQVLRFGNTRDLCLGLEAVTASGDIWHGLGGLRKDNTGYDLKNLLIGSEGTLAVITAATLKLYPQPASKCVAWVAQPKLDSAVDLLGLARAHLSDGLTGFEVMGQFALELVARHFPDQAIPLLGSASYYTLIELSSTATFDDAAEQLQNVLALALERGLASDAVVAQSITQAQQLWFIREHIPLAQSAEGLNIKHDISVPISNIAVFVAHTLDLLQQHIPGVRLVNFGHLGDGNLHYNVQAPVGADGQAFLQQFEPTVNKLVFDAVKQFGGSISAEHGIGKLKAHTLPHYKDPTALAMMQAIKQSLDPHGLLNPGAILQQLNN, translated from the coding sequence ATGAGCCAAACTGCCGTGCTCGACGAGCTGCGACAAGCAGTTGGGCAGGCCCACGTACTGACCGACGGCGACCTATCTGGGTATGTAAACGACTGGCGCAAACGTGCCAAAGGCAAAGCACTGGCCGTGGTGCGCCCAGCCAATACCGAACAGGTGGCTGCTGTGATGCGGGTGTGCTCGGCGTACCGCGTGGCGGTAGTGCCACAAGGCGGCAATACCGGCTTGGTGGTGGGCTCGGTGCCTGATGACACAGGTACACAAGTGCTGTTAAGCCTTGGCCGCATCAACCAAGTGCGCGCTGTTGATGTGGCCAACGCCACGCTCACGGTTGAGGCTGGCTGCATATTGCAAAGCGTGCAGCAAGCTGCTGCAGATGCAGGCATGTACTTTCCACTGAGCTTGGCGTCACAAGGAAGCTGCACCATAGGTGGTAACTTGGCCACCAATGCAGGCGGCACGCAAGTGCTGCGCTTTGGCAACACGCGCGACTTGTGCTTGGGACTTGAGGCCGTCACCGCCAGCGGCGACATTTGGCATGGCCTTGGTGGTTTGCGCAAAGACAACACAGGCTACGACCTTAAAAACCTGCTCATTGGCAGCGAAGGCACATTGGCCGTGATCACCGCCGCCACGCTCAAGCTGTACCCACAACCCGCCAGCAAGTGCGTGGCCTGGGTGGCGCAGCCCAAACTGGACTCGGCGGTTGACTTGCTAGGCTTGGCACGCGCCCATTTGAGTGATGGCCTCACCGGCTTTGAAGTCATGGGGCAGTTTGCACTTGAACTGGTGGCCAGGCACTTCCCAGACCAAGCCATACCTCTATTGGGTAGCGCGTCGTATTACACGCTGATTGAGTTGTCCAGCACCGCCACGTTTGACGACGCGGCCGAGCAACTACAAAACGTATTGGCCTTGGCCCTTGAGCGAGGTCTGGCCAGTGACGCCGTGGTGGCGCAAAGCATTACGCAGGCACAACAACTGTGGTTCATCCGTGAGCATATTCCGTTGGCACAAAGTGCCGAAGGCCTCAATATCAAACACGATATCTCGGTGCCCATCTCCAACATCGCCGTGTTTGTAGCGCACACCCTAGACCTGTTGCAACAACACATCCCCGGCGTGCGACTGGTGAATTTTGGCCACTTGGGCGACGGCAACCTGCACTACAACGTACAAGCCCCTGTTGGTGCAGACGGTCAAGCGTTCCTGCAGCAGTTTGAGCCCACAGTCAACAAACTGGTATTTGACGCGGTCAAACAGTTTGGTGGCTCTATTTCTGCCGAGCACGGCATAGGCAAACTGAAAGCCCACACCCTGCCCCACTACAAAGACCCCACCGCTCTAGCCATGATGCAAGCCATCAAACAAAGCCTAGACCCCCACGGGCTACTAAACCCCGGCGCCATACTCCAACAACTAAACAATTAG
- a CDS encoding thymidylate synthase — MSQAVIKTQYEDFMRHVFTHGVEKTDRTGTGTRSVFGHQMRFDLNEGFPLVTTKKVHLKSIIYELLWFLRGDANAKWLQERGVTIWNEWAAPNGDLGPVYGAQWRSWPTPDGGHIDQIAEVVDSIKNNPDSRRMIVSAWNVSELSKMALMPCHAFFQFYVAPAVDGQKAKLSCQLYQRSADIFLGVPFNIASYALLTHMVAQQCDLDVGDFIWTGGDCHIYSNHHAQVQLQLSRADKAYAYPKLHIKRCPNSIFDYEFEDFAVLDYQHHDAIKAPVAV, encoded by the coding sequence ATGAGCCAAGCCGTTATCAAAACCCAATACGAAGATTTCATGCGCCATGTGTTTACGCATGGCGTTGAGAAGACTGACCGCACGGGCACCGGCACGCGCAGTGTGTTTGGTCATCAAATGCGTTTTGACTTGAACGAGGGCTTTCCGCTGGTCACCACCAAAAAAGTACACCTCAAGTCCATTATTTACGAGCTGTTGTGGTTTCTTCGTGGCGACGCCAATGCCAAGTGGCTGCAAGAGCGTGGTGTGACCATTTGGAACGAATGGGCAGCGCCCAACGGTGACCTGGGGCCTGTGTATGGCGCGCAGTGGCGCTCCTGGCCCACGCCTGATGGCGGACACATTGACCAAATTGCCGAGGTGGTAGACAGCATAAAAAACAACCCCGACTCACGCCGGATGATTGTGAGCGCGTGGAACGTGTCTGAACTGTCCAAAATGGCGTTAATGCCTTGCCATGCGTTTTTTCAGTTTTATGTGGCACCTGCGGTAGACGGCCAAAAAGCCAAACTCAGTTGCCAGCTATACCAGCGCAGCGCTGATATCTTTTTGGGTGTGCCCTTCAACATTGCCAGCTACGCCTTGCTCACCCACATGGTGGCCCAGCAATGTGACCTGGACGTGGGCGACTTTATTTGGACCGGTGGCGACTGCCACATTTACAGCAACCACCACGCACAAGTGCAGCTACAGCTAAGCCGTGCCGACAAGGCCTACGCCTACCCCAAACTGCATATCAAGCGTTGCCCCAACAGCATTTTTGACTACGAATTTGAAGACTTTGCAGTCCTTGACTACCAGCACCACGACGCCATCAAAGCACCCGTAGCGGTATAA
- a CDS encoding DMT family transporter, whose translation MLTHKQTWALLALTLMWGVNWPMMKLSLQEITPLYFRAITMTLGATWLFVYFKAKGFRMWPQDAQQWRTIVWLGLPNILGWHTLSIMGVQELASGRAAILGFAMPIYTVLLGACLFGQPLNKRVSVAVLCVALTIGLLLWHELQQISGSPSGVLWMEAAALCWALGTLLVRRATFTLAPEVLTVWMLLLASVCIWALAIAIEPVPSPSQFSAPMWASLVYGFVFNYGYAQIIWFGMARNLPPAISAMSVMAVPVVGTLSATIIVGEWPHWQDYAALMFGMAAIAAVLLPSRHSSGPSNANSTSNT comes from the coding sequence ATGCTCACACACAAACAAACATGGGCGCTGCTGGCCCTCACACTGATGTGGGGTGTGAACTGGCCCATGATGAAGCTCTCGCTGCAAGAGATCACACCGCTGTACTTTCGAGCCATCACCATGACGCTGGGCGCGACATGGCTTTTTGTGTACTTCAAAGCCAAGGGCTTTCGCATGTGGCCGCAAGACGCGCAGCAGTGGCGCACCATTGTGTGGCTGGGTCTGCCCAATATTCTGGGCTGGCATACGTTATCCATCATGGGTGTGCAAGAGCTGGCCTCTGGGCGTGCTGCCATTTTGGGCTTTGCCATGCCCATTTACACAGTCCTGTTGGGCGCCTGCCTGTTTGGCCAACCACTGAACAAGCGTGTGTCTGTTGCGGTGCTGTGTGTAGCCCTCACCATTGGCTTGCTGTTGTGGCACGAATTGCAGCAAATATCAGGAAGTCCGTCGGGCGTGCTGTGGATGGAAGCTGCCGCACTGTGCTGGGCTTTGGGCACCTTGCTGGTACGCCGTGCCACCTTCACATTGGCGCCAGAGGTACTGACCGTTTGGATGCTGCTGCTGGCCAGCGTCTGCATTTGGGCACTGGCCATCGCCATAGAACCTGTACCCTCGCCCAGCCAGTTTTCTGCACCCATGTGGGCCAGCCTGGTTTATGGTTTTGTTTTTAACTACGGCTATGCACAAATTATCTGGTTTGGCATGGCGCGTAATTTACCGCCTGCCATCAGCGCCATGAGCGTTATGGCTGTGCCTGTAGTGGGCACACTCAGCGCCACAATAATTGTGGGCGAGTGGCCGCACTGGCAAGACTACGCCGCCCTGATGTTTGGCATGGCCGCCATCGCAGCCGTACTGCTGCCCAGCCGTCACAGCAGTGGCCCCAGCAACGCGAATAGCACCAGCAACACCTAA
- a CDS encoding dihydrofolate reductase: protein MRINLIFAQANNGVIGANNQLPWHLPQDLAHFKAHTTGYPVIMGRKTWDSLPPKFRPLPGRLNVVVSRQTDLAIEGALVCASVEAAVHACAAQTPATAEVWVIGGAQIYAQAMPLAIRAVVTYLHKDVAGDAYAPSFDATWTETSRETHTIAEGSNAGLSFSFVTLERQATP from the coding sequence ATGCGCATCAACCTTATTTTTGCCCAAGCCAACAACGGCGTCATAGGCGCCAACAACCAGCTGCCCTGGCATTTGCCGCAAGACTTGGCGCACTTCAAGGCTCACACCACGGGTTACCCCGTCATCATGGGCCGCAAAACCTGGGACTCATTGCCGCCCAAGTTTCGTCCCTTGCCAGGTCGCCTGAACGTGGTGGTCAGCCGTCAAACCGACTTGGCCATTGAAGGTGCGCTGGTGTGCGCCAGCGTTGAAGCTGCCGTGCACGCGTGCGCCGCGCAAACGCCCGCAACTGCTGAAGTGTGGGTCATAGGTGGTGCGCAAATATACGCACAAGCCATGCCGCTGGCCATCCGTGCTGTGGTGACCTACTTGCACAAAGATGTGGCGGGCGACGCCTATGCGCCCAGTTTTGACGCAACCTGGACTGAAACTTCGCGTGAGACGCACACCATTGCCGAGGGTAGTAACGCTGGCTTGAGCTTTAGTTTTGTGACATTAGAAAGACAGGCCACCCCATGA
- the xth gene encoding exodeoxyribonuclease III has product MKFATWNVNSLNIRLPQVIDWLEANPVDVLALQELKLAQDKFPVEALNEAGWQASWLGQKTYNGVALISRQIPSNVVHNNPHFADEQSRLIAGTFRSESDKKVRVIGGYFPNGQAPDSDKFVYKMAWLDGLRKWLQLEMGVYERLVIMGDYNITFDAADVWDPASLEGSIHCTAQEREQLQALIDLGLHDGLRLFEQPEKSFTWWDYRDFGFKRNRGMRIDHILVTNTVKAAATAAFIDKTPRHNERPSDHTPVVLDAAL; this is encoded by the coding sequence ATGAAATTCGCCACCTGGAACGTCAACTCTCTCAACATTCGCCTACCCCAAGTGATTGACTGGCTAGAGGCCAACCCCGTGGACGTTCTGGCGCTGCAAGAGTTAAAGCTGGCGCAAGACAAATTTCCGGTAGAGGCCTTGAACGAAGCTGGCTGGCAAGCCAGTTGGTTGGGGCAAAAAACCTACAACGGCGTGGCGTTGATCAGCAGACAGATACCCAGCAACGTGGTGCACAACAATCCGCACTTCGCTGATGAGCAGTCGCGCCTGATAGCGGGCACGTTCAGAAGCGAGTCTGACAAAAAGGTGCGCGTGATTGGTGGCTACTTCCCCAATGGGCAAGCGCCTGACAGTGACAAATTTGTCTACAAAATGGCTTGGCTAGATGGCTTGCGCAAGTGGCTGCAGCTGGAAATGGGCGTTTATGAGCGCTTGGTGATAATGGGTGACTACAACATCACGTTTGACGCCGCTGATGTATGGGACCCAGCCAGCCTGGAAGGCAGCATTCACTGCACAGCGCAGGAACGCGAGCAGCTGCAAGCGCTGATTGATTTGGGCTTGCACGATGGACTGCGTTTGTTTGAGCAGCCTGAAAAAAGCTTTACCTGGTGGGACTATCGAGACTTTGGGTTCAAGCGCAACAGGGGCATGCGGATTGACCACATTTTGGTAACAAACACAGTAAAAGCTGCAGCCACTGCGGCGTTTATTGACAAGACGCCACGCCACAATGAGCGCCCAAGCGACCATACGCCCGTGGTGCTAGACGCTGCGCTGTAA
- a CDS encoding helix-turn-helix domain-containing protein codes for MLTKSARCTLFRERLSASMLKRQFNRTTLAELAGVDRSTISALLNEHHVRLPSGHVVADLANTLGVSTDWLLGLTNSTQSPGEILKESLEVAHTSPGNADDHIERWLRESVGAKIRGAPTSLPEFMKTEAVLELEFASYAGKTPQQARAHQDERLRLNRTVGMDYELVMPMQTLQDLANRSGLWAGLSAGQVKDQLVRMADLCEELYPSTRLHLFDAAKYYSAPIVVFGQRRAVIYVGSSYFVFNTREHVEALTRHFDQLVRDASVLSHEVALWLRQLARGVPV; via the coding sequence ATGCTGACCAAATCTGCCCGTTGCACCCTGTTTCGTGAGCGCTTGAGCGCGTCTATGCTCAAGCGCCAGTTCAACCGCACCACACTGGCTGAGCTGGCCGGGGTTGATCGCTCAACCATTTCAGCCTTGCTCAATGAGCACCACGTGCGTTTGCCCTCTGGTCACGTGGTGGCGGACTTGGCCAACACACTGGGCGTGAGCACAGACTGGCTGCTTGGTTTGACCAACTCCACGCAATCGCCGGGTGAAATTTTGAAAGAGTCGCTAGAGGTGGCTCACACCTCGCCAGGCAACGCAGACGACCACATTGAGCGTTGGCTGCGCGAGTCTGTGGGCGCCAAAATTCGCGGCGCACCCACGTCGTTGCCCGAATTTATGAAGACTGAAGCCGTGCTTGAGCTGGAGTTTGCGTCGTATGCGGGCAAAACGCCGCAGCAAGCACGCGCGCACCAAGACGAGCGTTTGCGTTTAAACCGCACCGTGGGCATGGACTACGAGTTGGTCATGCCCATGCAAACCCTGCAAGACTTGGCCAACCGTTCCGGCCTGTGGGCTGGGTTAAGCGCGGGCCAGGTGAAAGACCAACTGGTGCGCATGGCCGACTTGTGTGAAGAGCTGTACCCCAGCACCAGGCTGCACTTGTTTGATGCCGCCAAATACTACAGCGCCCCCATTGTGGTGTTTGGTCAGCGCCGTGCGGTGATTTATGTTGGCAGCTCCTACTTTGTGTTCAACACACGTGAGCACGTAGAGGCCTTAACGCGTCACTTTGACCAATTGGTGCGTGACGCCAGCGTGTTAAGCCACGAAGTGGCGCTGTGGTTGCGCCAGCTGGCGCGGGGCGTGCCAGTGTGA
- a CDS encoding DUF2061 domain-containing protein, producing MEQKKRTWTKAFTWQLIGFVVMTVINYVYMGSFQSGLGLSTLLTSVGLVTYYLHERAWSHLSWGVTK from the coding sequence ATGGAACAAAAGAAACGCACTTGGACCAAGGCATTCACTTGGCAGCTCATCGGCTTTGTTGTGATGACTGTTATCAACTACGTGTACATGGGCAGTTTCCAAAGTGGCCTGGGGCTGTCTACGCTGCTGACCAGCGTAGGCTTGGTCACCTACTACCTGCATGAGCGGGCGTGGTCACACCTGTCCTGGGGCGTGACAAAATAA
- a CDS encoding M48 family metallopeptidase, giving the protein MLSHKPRSPFVRYVKFTLIAAIVAVSACSSTTGGGLVGADRRQLMLISEPEVNAMAQQAYAEVITDARKKGTLNTNKTQLRRVQAITKRLIPQTTIFRPDAGQWNWEVNVISSKELNAWCMHGGKIAVYTGIIEQLKLTDDELAAILGHEMAHALREHSREQLSQSVATDFTLNVGAALLGLGAGTANLAQVGADLILKLPNSRAHETEADRIGVELAARAGYDPRAALSLWRKMGAASGGGGGAAWLSTHPSNEQRTQDLGVYSERVMGLYTKAEK; this is encoded by the coding sequence ATGTTGTCACACAAACCACGTTCGCCTTTTGTTCGCTACGTCAAGTTCACGCTGATTGCAGCCATCGTTGCTGTCAGCGCCTGCTCGTCAACCACAGGCGGCGGTTTGGTAGGCGCAGACAGACGCCAACTGATGCTGATTTCCGAGCCTGAAGTGAATGCCATGGCGCAACAGGCCTATGCAGAAGTGATAACAGATGCCCGCAAAAAAGGCACGCTGAACACCAACAAAACCCAGCTCAGGCGTGTACAAGCCATCACCAAACGGCTGATTCCTCAAACCACCATATTTCGCCCAGACGCTGGCCAGTGGAACTGGGAGGTCAACGTCATCAGCTCTAAAGAACTAAACGCCTGGTGCATGCACGGCGGCAAAATTGCGGTGTACACCGGTATCATTGAGCAGCTCAAACTCACAGACGATGAACTGGCTGCCATTTTGGGCCATGAGATGGCGCATGCGCTGCGTGAGCACTCACGCGAACAGCTGTCGCAGTCCGTAGCCACCGACTTCACACTCAACGTAGGCGCAGCGCTGCTGGGCTTGGGCGCAGGCACGGCCAACCTGGCGCAAGTTGGTGCAGACCTTATCCTGAAGTTGCCCAACAGCCGCGCCCACGAAACAGAAGCCGACCGCATTGGTGTTGAACTGGCCGCGCGCGCCGGCTACGACCCTCGTGCTGCACTGAGCCTGTGGCGAAAAATGGGCGCTGCCTCCGGCGGCGGCGGCGGTGCAGCGTGGCTGTCTACCCACCCATCAAACGAGCAACGCACGCAAGACTTGGGCGTTTACAGTGAGCGCGTCATGGGCTTGTACACAAAAGCTGAAAAATAA
- the ntrC gene encoding nitrogen regulation protein NR(I), translating into MKPIWLVDDDQSIRFVLERALQRDGLLTRSFTNANDVLAALSHVTGMDAPSVLISDIRMPGGDGLDLLAKVKARQPDLPIIIMTAYSDLDSAVSAFQGGAFEYLAKPFDVTKAVELARRALQESEKDTVAAQPQAPSTEMLGQAPAMQELFRAIGRLSQSNVTVLITGESGSGKELVAKALHKHSPMSQGPFVAINTAAIPKDLLESELFGHERGAFTGAQAMRRGRFEQAEGGTLFLDEIGDMPFDLQTRLLRVLSDGHFYRVGGHTAIKTQVRVVAATHQDLEQRVAAGGFREDLYHRLNVIRLRLPALRERLDDVPVLVQHFMLHSAKQLGVEAKRISAAAMAVLSRFTFPGNVRQLENLCHWLTVMAPAQVVDVKDLPPEVLAAQALPAATSVSAQTLPTATDELAVAPAAQAPERTQSVGLHWPDQVRQEALSLLSSGQHNVWEQLTNKLEAALIEAALLHTGGKRVEAANRLGIGRNTITRKIQELGLDAD; encoded by the coding sequence ATGAAACCCATCTGGCTTGTTGACGATGACCAATCGATTCGCTTTGTTTTAGAGCGTGCATTGCAGCGTGACGGTTTGCTAACGCGCAGCTTTACCAACGCCAACGACGTGTTGGCCGCATTGAGCCATGTCACAGGTATGGATGCGCCCAGTGTGCTCATCAGTGACATACGCATGCCAGGCGGCGACGGTCTGGACTTGTTGGCCAAAGTTAAAGCGCGTCAACCCGATTTGCCCATCATCATCATGACGGCCTACTCAGACCTGGACAGCGCCGTGTCCGCGTTTCAAGGTGGTGCCTTTGAGTATCTGGCCAAGCCCTTTGATGTCACCAAAGCTGTAGAGTTGGCCAGGCGCGCCTTGCAAGAATCAGAAAAAGATACGGTCGCAGCGCAGCCACAAGCGCCCAGCACCGAAATGCTTGGCCAGGCGCCGGCCATGCAAGAGCTGTTTCGCGCCATTGGCCGCTTAAGCCAAAGCAATGTGACGGTACTCATTACAGGTGAGTCTGGCAGCGGCAAAGAGCTGGTAGCCAAAGCCCTGCACAAGCATTCACCTATGTCGCAAGGGCCTTTTGTGGCCATTAACACGGCGGCTATCCCCAAAGACTTGCTGGAGTCTGAGTTGTTTGGTCATGAGCGCGGCGCATTTACAGGTGCGCAAGCCATGCGCCGCGGGCGCTTTGAGCAAGCCGAGGGCGGCACCTTGTTTTTAGACGAGATTGGCGACATGCCATTTGATCTGCAAACCCGCTTGTTGCGCGTGCTGAGCGATGGCCACTTTTACCGCGTAGGTGGGCACACGGCCATCAAAACGCAAGTGCGCGTGGTTGCCGCCACTCACCAAGACCTTGAGCAGCGCGTGGCTGCTGGCGGGTTTAGAGAAGACTTGTACCACCGCTTGAACGTCATTCGCTTGCGCCTGCCAGCGCTGCGCGAGCGTTTGGATGATGTACCGGTGTTGGTACAGCACTTTATGCTGCATAGTGCCAAGCAGCTGGGTGTTGAGGCCAAGCGCATATCCGCCGCTGCCATGGCTGTGCTGTCCAGGTTTACTTTTCCGGGCAACGTGCGCCAGTTGGAGAACTTGTGTCATTGGCTCACCGTCATGGCACCAGCCCAAGTGGTGGATGTAAAAGATTTGCCGCCAGAGGTCTTGGCCGCTCAGGCGTTGCCCGCGGCCACTTCGGTTTCTGCGCAGACCTTGCCTACGGCTACAGATGAGTTGGCGGTTGCGCCTGCAGCGCAAGCCCCTGAGCGCACACAATCGGTGGGCTTGCATTGGCCTGACCAAGTACGCCAGGAGGCCTTGAGTTTGCTGAGCAGTGGTCAGCATAATGTGTGGGAGCAACTGACCAATAAGCTAGAGGCCGCCTTGATAGAAGCAGCGTTGTTGCACACAGGCGGCAAACGCGTGGAAGCCGCCAACCGTTTGGGTATAGGCCGCAACACCATTACCCGAAAAATCCAGGAACTGGGATTGGATGCGGACTAA